One Papio anubis isolate 15944 chromosome 9, Panubis1.0, whole genome shotgun sequence genomic window carries:
- the EID3 gene encoding EP300-interacting inhibitor of differentiation 3, which translates to MSVEKASRKGDDEKGEEQLVVIPSSEYAAKPAAAEGAPMKMDVAVRVTGCSDDLSSGEADIDPKLLELTADEEKCRSIRRQYRQLMYCVRQNREDIVNSANNSLTEALEEANVLFDGVSRTREAALDAQFLVMASDLGKEKAKQLNSDLNFFNQLAFCDFLFLFGGLNWMEGEPDDLSDCDDNIALSFWKAMEKEATSWMVKAETFHFVFGSFKLEPSAPKPRLEHQKKVRKMEENGNMPTKLRKLDLSSYPEATEKNVERILGLLQTYFRKYPDTPVSYFEFVIDPNSFSRTVENIFYVSFIVRDGFARIRLDEDRLPILEPMNVNQMGEGNDSSCHGRKQGVISLTLQEWKNIVAAFEISEAMITYSSY; encoded by the coding sequence ATGTCGGTTGAAAAAGCTTCCCGCAAGGGAGACGACGAGAAAGGAGAGGAGCAGCTCGTGGTCATCCCTAGTAGCGAGTACGCGGCGAAGCCGGCGGCGGCGGAGGGAGCGCCGATGAAGATGGATGTGGCGGTGAGGGTCACGGGCTGCTCCGACGACCTCAGCTCTGGGGAGGCCGACATAGACCCAAAACTCCTGGAGCTCACCGCTGACGAGGAGAAGTGCCGCAGCATCCGCAGGCAGTACCGGCAGCTCATGTACTGCGTGCGGCAGAACCGGGAGGACATCGTGAACTCGGCGAACAACTCCTTGACCGAGGCTCTGGAGGAAGCCAACGTCCTGTTTGATGGAGTGAGCCGAACCAGAGAAGCAGCCCTCGACGCCCAGTTTCTTGTGATGGCTTCTGACTTGGGTAAAGAAAAGGCAAAGCAGTTAAACTCTGACCTGAACTTCTTTAATCAGTTAGCATTTtgtgactttctgtttctgttcgGGGGTCTGAATTGGATGGAAGGCGAGCCTGATGACTTGAGTGATTGTGATGATAACATAGCTCTTTCCTTCTGGAAGGCAATGGAAAAGGAAGCAACATCCTGGATGGTAAAAGCTGAGacattccattttgtttttggttcattCAAACTAGAACCTTCTGCACCAAAGCCCCGACTTGAACACCAGAAGAAAGTTCGCAAGATGGAGGAAAATGGGAATATGCCTACAAAGTTGCGGAAGCTGGACCTCAGTAGTTATCCAGAAGCGACAGAAAAAAACGTAGAAAGGATTTTGGGATTGTTGCAAACCTACTTTCGAAAGTATCCTGATACTCCTGTGTCCTATTTTGAGTTTGTGATTGATCCAAACTCTTTTTCTCGTACTGTggagaatatattttatgtttcttttattgtaaGAGATGGTTTTGCAAGAATAAGGCTTGATGAAGACAGGCTGCCAATATTAGAGCCGATGAATGTTAACCAAATGGGTGAGGGAAATGATTCCAGTTGCCATGGTAGGAAACAGGGAGTCATATCTTTGACTTTACAGGAGTGGAAAAACATTGTGGCAGCTTTTGAAATTTCTGAGGCTATGATTACATACTCCTCATACTAA